The following coding sequences are from one Williamwhitmania taraxaci window:
- a CDS encoding Imm74 family immunity protein, which produces MELQYSILTPSKMLVEKGDKKILIMGEATLTPAFYADIKSIKKWESPYDKEEITEEEKTELIQRITEESQKEGNIRVYFE; this is translated from the coding sequence ATGGAATTACAATATTCAATACTTACTCCTTCAAAAATGCTTGTTGAGAAAGGAGATAAAAAAATACTTATAATGGGAGAAGCCACATTGACCCCAGCTTTTTACGCTGATATAAAATCTATCAAGAAGTGGGAGTCACCCTATGACAAAGAAGAAATAACAGAAGAAGAAAAAACGGAATTAATACAAAGAATCACCGAAGAAAGTCAGAAAGAAGGAAATATAAGGGTTTATTTTGAGTAG